The DNA window ACGTAAGGCAGATCGGAACCccctttggcatgctgcttctatctGCAAGGATATAAGTGGAAATTTAAGaacaacgcgattcgggcaaaattgtgatcgtcatcggccaattagatttcaacagctgtttgacaaccttaacaaggtccaatcattaTGAGAATTGACTCATATGTCCCtggtggcacttcctaagtgcacaAAAATGTACGTAACGATAACCAcaagggggcgctatatcaagaaaatttgatatttctcagcaaaaattaagcatattgacacgcagttttcttcattgtatactctgcacagggcctaacaactttgtaattgcaagtgttgtcaaaaaatgcatcgtcttttctcaataaccagttgttcaaaattaaacttttttatactagtccctggattttcactctgttcccaaacaattgacttgttggaatctgcagagtctattgatcaataattatccaaaaaatttCAACATTTAGTCAAACCAGTgccacaataaattaataaattgagcCGTGCTgcgatttataaattatttcagCTATAGCTTAAACAAActaagcccaatcaagaccaaacctGACATAACTATTTAGAGCCTTACCCTGAAGCATTGTGTATAATATGACTCAAATCTACCAAAAGGTGACGCTACAATTAgagtttattttgttatatgctgtttctgtgttcatgctggatttctatTATTGGGAGGGGCCTATAAGCCACATGGTGATGaaagtttaacattttattgataactattaaagttcaggtccttaggaatccgctgataccacatatgtccatgttagttACATATTCACAGACCAGTAGACGATtaaaaaactgtgtgtgtgcatttctaaCATGAACTCCTCTGCAGCTCCATGAGTCAAAAGTACACGCtttcaccagcagatggcactctaagaccaaatattgctttgttcaACTTCATTCATGAAATCCTATTCATCTGCACAAGTGAAaggtcataacatatgaacataaatatttatcataattgaaACTAGCACTCACCGGTCATAACACACACATGTCACATCTCACATGTCTTTTGCTAAAACATTATAACGACATCTACAACAATATCTTACACCCAAATTTCCCTTGTTTGGCCAAACAGGCCCATGCTCCCAAAGGCCTCATTGTTGGCTGACACTGTCAAAGTGCTCTGATGTGGCTTATCCGTGCTAGGACCCGCCATTgacgcttgcggctatattttgaTGTTTGGATTTCTTGGAAGGCTTCAATGACACAAATGAGACAAGAACAAcaccaaacagagccatgtgctacaagagcacatggtggggaacacagacacagaacagtacaggacagggccagggaGTGACACTAACAGACTGGGACAAAGTTTAATGCTTTTCTACACATGAGTCAACTTATACAGACTAATGGCAAGATCGGATCAGTCCTTTTCATTTAGTGTCAAGAGATGGATAAACCTGGGAGCTCATATGTGAactaaatcaaaacaaaacatattcgTAGCATACAAAATGAATTATTGTTTGTGACAAATAACTAAAcctaatacaaaaaaaaaaaaaagatgcacaTGCTTACCGTCAGTAGTGTGTAGAGGTTTAGCCACCCCTTTATAGTCACACTAACTTTCTGTTGGGGCAGGAGAGTGAGTCTGCAGTGGGTAGACAACGCTTGACCAGTCGTAGAATTCTGTTTATCAGAAGCAAATGGAGATAAGAATTACCCTATAATCACCTAGAGGTTTATGAGATAAACCTGTACATGCAAAACAATTTCGGACTGCAGGTAAAAGATTGTGGCATTACATATTCCTGATCATTTTAATCCCAAAACAAGCTTCTTAACAGAAACCagagtgtgtgaaatcctgAAAACTTTGCAATGATGTGATGGAATTAAGCCCAAAGGAATGGACAGATATTTACCAACTGTGGGATGAGTGTAAGGTCTTCATTGGAGGGCAGAGGTGCCACAGCATAAATATGTGGAGAAGAGCACTTTGAGCCAGCAGACTGAGGAAAACAAACCAAGACTAAACTAGTAACACACTGTGCTGTGAACCATTCTTGATGGAAaatcactcatttactcatatgcacaactttcatttttaacagaTTCACCAACAGAACAACAACCCTCGAGTCTAAACCTAAAAACCTGACATTATTTTAAAGGTaacattgtttgtgtgtgtgtggtgggactaaaatcttttttacacactcacattgatgaaaataattacattttaaggcaAATATGTATTTAGGGTAAAGTTAATGTTAGGGTAAGTTTCTTCAAAATGAACAGAAGCCTatgtactgttcctttaaagcatgTAAgcgtagtgtgtgtatgtgtgtgtgctctcatAAGCCTAAGAGGATaaaagaatatattttaattgtattaaatgTATTGTTGGATCTTTACCTGGTCGACATTAATGCCCGAAATGTACAGTAGCTGATTGACATTTTTAGTGACTGCGAAAACCTCTACAGTGAAGAGCAGGTGAGTCACTGGGAACAGACCAAGGTTCTGGAGCTGCAACGAAATGTGAACATTGATCAAAGGCTCACAATGGAGCTGATTTCATTCACTGAAGCCTTCAGTGTTTTTTGCTCAAGGCCATACCATGCACTGAATCAAAATGTCTATAGCTGGAGGTGAGAGCAGTTTTCTTTTACCTGATAAGACAGGTTGAAGGTTGGCCCGATAACTCCAAGATACCCCTGAGGAGGCTCAGATTTGATTTCAAAGCGTGGTGGGTTAGAATCTCTGGAACATAAAAAAGGGAAGACACAATGAGTGAGAATCACAACAGCAGAGATTTACTTCTATAATATATGGTTGGTtgtgtttaaatatcatttgtaTACATTGTATATTTCTCAATAAATAAAGATCATTAAAATTACAACTGACTATTATTCAAAAAGACATTAAGTTTTTTAAGCCCAATACCTTGTAAAGAGGAGATCAGCCTCATATATCAGAGAGTGATAAATATTACTGATGTTGTCTTCTGGAGTTGTCTCTTCACCATTGCTGCAAGTAAACAGTCACACGGCATTGTTTTACCAAAGTGAATGTTGCCTTCATCTATATGATACGCTTAAtaatgagacaaaaaaaaatatctaactGTGATTGTGTTCCAagactgtttttttaaacattcgtgttttttaatgcaatttaaaatgtgtacttttatataaatataatataaatatttcatatcTCTCTGATTTTTAATCTTACCTGGAAACCTTCATCAAAACCTGTATATAATCTAGAAAGATTTTCCTGCTCAACTCAAACTCCAAACGGAAGACAACCTAGAACATTGGTACAAAAAAGTTTGAATGTTGAATGAACACACATTGAACATTTCCAATGTCAGCTAGGAATATAACTTCACCATCAAGCCTATGAGGAATATTTAATCTTTAACTCATATGAGATGAACAGAAGGGACAAGAGTTTGCTGTGTCACACATCTGAGAAACAGCTTAGTGCAAGTAACATTGTTTCTACTCCCCCCTTTAAACTTTTctacactttaaaacatttcacattTGCTGATAGGAGTGGAATAAATAATTTCAAGCTTTTAAGTGAAATACACCTCACAACACCTAAAAAAACCGAGGGTTCTTATGGGAGAACATGTGTGCTCAACAGGAGCCTGCAGAACAAAGCAATGAAAACAGGCAGAGAACATCATGCCAAAGATTAAGGAAAGCATTGCAGACAAGTGATGGGAAAGCATCTGGCAAGTGATATGCTTGATATAATGGAACACTGGATGAATGGGACACAATCAAAAGAAATGAACTTTCTGAAGAATGGGCAGTTGTAGCCAAAATAGACAAACAGATGGATCTGAATGGAAATTTGGCATGTTGTGAATAATAATTCAGTACTGTAGAACTTATGAATGACATACTGAGAGCAAATTTATTCCCAGGATATTATCTTGATTATGTGCCATGAAGTTAAATTTATGTCTCTTTCCAGCTGTAACCATTAGGGAATTTACAAACCATGATTTGTGTCTTTTGTCAGGCATCTATCTTGTGTTGTTATAGGGGTTATGAGTATGTACCAACACCTGACCTGTGTGCAGTCTCACCTGAGTGTGTGCCCTCATGAACGGAGCACTGACATTGCAGATCCTCTCCAGGCTCAGTCTGTCAGCTGCCTGACAATCGACTGCTATGTCAGAAGGAGTCTGGAACACAAGAAATTCCATTTAGGCTTTTGAAGtaacacaaaaatattatttctgtTATAAACCTAGGCTCACTGACACTCGTATGCAGAGTTTTGAACACTCCTGGGgcaatgtttaattatttttcaaagaaaatgaATTCGCTTTACTGATTGGTAGCATGCGGATAATATGctaatgttacatttaaaaaaaagctgtatTCCCTTTGAACTTAATGTCACTTTACTAATTGTAACCAATAAATTAttcaaaaattatatataataacaattTTGTAATAGTATGATTAATACCCAAACACACTGCAGCAGCTCTGGTGAATGTATATGATATTACTGCTTTATTTGACTGGTAAATGGTCAGGATGAGTATGTGGTAAAGTCTTAATTACAGTGAGTGGTTGGAGTAGTTGGTAAAGCCTCTTCTTTCTACACAAAAGactggggtttgattcccggcccagtccaaaaacatggagggtaggtgaattggcttctctaataaccgtcctggtgtgtgagtgaatgagtgtgtatgtgaatgattgtctgtttgtgtgagtgaatatgtgtgtgcccagatatggattggcactctgtcctgggtgaatttctagtgcccaatgcagtcctccaggtggatggtcgttcctggtcgagagtacgttgtgcgcgtttggctgccgtttctcgccagtgtgtggattgagtgttctgagcagtgtggattgtaaagcgtccttgggtgtctagaaaggtgcCATATAAGTGtgaagatggatggatggatagatagatacagcAGTTACAGTGAGATGCGAGATGCAATACATATGTCTGATCTTCTTATTTTGCCTGATGGTTAAAGACATAAAAAAGTTGATGGATATATGTTAAACTGAGTATTAATGTGGTAGTTATGGTAACAGGTTGTATTTACCCATAAAGTACATGCCAATTTGTCAATAATCATTAGTAAATAGCTCTGTAACATTAGGGATATTACCTCAAAAATTACAttccaaaacacaaacacacaaacagtaactgtgcattaaaaatgtcatttgacCAGCTGTGCCCAAAAATCTGCATAGAATTATCCAAATTCAAATTTTGTAATTATTAGCCAAACAATGAATTTGTCTTTTGGAGACTATTGTCCTGACTGGTCTAAAAAGCAGACTTTGCGGGACCTGCGAATCTGAAGCAAACCTTCACCATCAGGCTGGAGAAATGCAGGTTCGATGAATGCGAGAAATGAAGCCATGTGTTGTAAgcattttctccactgttctccagCCGAACCTCCACCAACACTCGTCTTCTGCTGGCCTCAACCACGCGCTCTTCATACACCCTTTCCCCCTGGTGGACACACAGTGGCCATGCAGCACGCTCTATCACGTTACAGAACTGCCTGCAGCCCAGAAAAAAGTGACAAGGCAATAAGACAGGTCAGAGAAAAAAGCAGGGTGGACTGTTTGTGTgagaacattagaaaaaaaaaaaaaaaaaaacactaatgtaGGCTGAATGTGTTTGCTTTATGAATTTAAAAGACTCAAAATAACACACCCACGGTCTGGCAGATCAGTGTTACTCTGTAGAATCAAGTTAGGCAAACACCTGTCTTCTTCATCACATCCATTCCAGAAGGGCaactaaatgaaaataaagggGTAATATAAAATGGAACAGAAAGAGGAattgagagaggaaaagagcaaTGCATACAGATGAAAGAACATTAACATTGTGTTTTCAGTATAGATTCACAGAAGTGAATAAGAGATGTTAAGATAATTTGCCTGTAGTAAGGGTCAATCTTACCTCTTTCTTCAGTGAAGTGGGCCAGCCGTCATCTAGAACAGGGCCActctcagggtcctggagttCCACCTCTGCCGTGAAGATTATTGGCCGTGTGTAATCTACAGTCTCCTACAGGCAGAGCACAAATCTtggcataaatatatataatatacttaaatatatattactgaATTTTGTGGGGCACAGGTTATAAACATGGTGTGAACCTGTCATTAAGAATGAAAGAATTTAAATGTAAGAAGCAACTATAgtgtgattgtggggaactgcagttctctctgttttgtttaggttcagaagctcagtgtcttttaaggagatgactgttgtttgtacgtggttGAAGAATAACTTGTCTATAAGTTTTAATTCACAGTTTGAACAACCACAAAAAGTAATTTGAACATGAGTTTTTTGGTACTTTCCCTGTGTTACTTTAATGCAATTAGCAGTCTCTTGAATTTAGAGTGGTTTCTTACCTACATAATCTGAAACACCAAAAATAAGccaatgttacccacctatagagcaggaataaagcaatatcttaATCGATTTTCAATGCTTGGAGGGCTCTTTGCCATTTTTTGCCGAGAGCAGAGAGTATAGCATGTCTGACTGaaccactttatttttaatcatttattgacACTAGGGCTTCTTGAATAGATTAGACCTTATTCCAAAGAGTTAGCAAATGGTCAGGAAATATTTcttgaatgtttttaaaaagtgttttaaaagtgtttttttttttttacatgaaaaGTTATAAATTACAATCATGACCATAGCCTTTAACAGGTgttttaatctttatttttcttctcctgttaATGTATGATTTGTAAGCATTGTCTATGACAGACACATTTTTGGGGAAGTTTAttagtatatattttaattaattttatttgcaccccaaaaatatttcaaataaatggAGTTACTTCTGTAttattttgtattctttatgataaataattaaatgtattttaatttgaggtgCTTACTTGAGTTTAGTATTCAGAACGAGACATTCAGTTGCTAGGACAGATGGTTACATCACAGACTCACATGTACATGGAAGAAGATGTGCTCACAGTGCTGAGTTTCTGGCAACACAGAGATGTCTGAAGAAGAACTCTGTCCCTCAGTAGCATCCAGCACTGCTCTGGGGCTGTAGCGCCTCTCATCAAAACCCCAGCTAAGCTTCAGAGctaaagaaagtgtgtgtgtgtgagtgtgtgtgcatttgtgtgtgtgtgtgtgtgtgagagagagagagagagagagagagagagagagagagagagagagaaattctaTGATATTCAGTAGTTTTAATACAGTTCATACACCCAAATAAAATAGTACAATCAAAGTTAATCTTTACactaagagagtgtgtgtaaccaATGTACTACACCCTAATAAAAGATCTTCTGAAATTCTTTGTCTCAGTTCTCCAAGAGGGAGGAAGAAAATGATAGATAATTTTTCCACAAATCCATTTTGAAAAATTGTCAGCCAAGTATTAAGAAAGATAAGAAAGCCTGGAGAAAGtgacagaaaaaagagaaacagatggatatatatttaaaagaagaCAAGTTGATATGATCCAGAtgaggagacagagggagggaaaggGACTTGACACTGTTTTACAGTGACTTCAATGGCTATGTTTTCTGTGTCACGTATAAAGGGTTCCCCCTCTAGCCCAAGGCTGTACACGTTAGGAAAAAGCTTTCCATTATAAAAGATCTGACCCTTCAGATACACATCTGAAGGAgattaaacacacagagattaaaGTTCAGGACAGTGAAAAATGCTGCACACACTCTCAGATTCTCCATCTTCACAATTacatagatacacacacacacacactctctctctctcacacacacacacaaacaaatgcatTAATTGACCTAGGTCAGAAGTGTCAAACTTCCAGCATACAGCTCAGCAGACACCAGCATGTTCTGTCTTATAACAGCTTGGCACCTGAATCCTCTTTTTTAAGtagctatttttatttatttatttagtactTCTTAAATTGCTGTCAGTTTGTTTATGATTGCTGTAGGCATATCTGGACTGTTATTATACTAGTTTCACTATGTAAACCAATAtataaaatggtaaaaaaaaataagaataaaaaagaaagatggCTAGATTGTCATTGATGCAATGCACAATAGCACCCCCTCGTGGAGCACTCCTTAAATGTGATTGAATATTTCAGAATTAGTGCCCCTTGTGGAGCAATTGCCAactgtgagtcagtgagtgagtgagtgcgtgctTGTGTGCGTTCATTCAGGTGCTTCTCATCTACAAATTATGGTTCTGGTTCTACCTAAATACATATCCAGTTTTACAACTTTTTAATGATGACTTGATTCTGATGTATTTAATGAGGAGGAATGATGTGCAGAAAAACAATTGCTACGTACCCACTCCTTGTGTCTTTGACACTGGTGTTTGAGCGGTGATAGAGACACATACTACAGCCATCATGCACGTCACCTCCTTGCCCCCTCGCAAACAgtctttgttaaaaacatttatctttGAAGGCTCAAAGTAAACATCCAtatacacacggaccacactgCGAGACCTTTAAATTAACACAAAGATTAATAGTgaaaaaatgtacacatgcaTTTACACTAACAGTCAACCTACCTGTCATCCATAAGGTGAAAACTCACCATAGCAAGACAGCAGCACCAAAGGCACCGACAGAGAGGTCTATCATTTGATCTCCATTTATGTCCATTACACCGTGGACACTACGGCCAAAATACTGCAGGTTTGGGGAGATGGATTCAGCAGCtattctctgtgtgtgggtgtggggtgtgagagagagaaagtagaaaattgtgagagagagagagagagagagagagagagagacttaattTAGGTTTAATTGCCTTGCAATCTGTTACTCTATGCcataattccacagtaaaatccTCAAAGCTTTGAGTACTACCTGCTTATACTTTGGATGAATACCATTGTTCTGGCTGTAGAAGAGATAGATTGCCCCCCTGTGGTCATCCTCCAGAGGTGCACCCACCACCAGCTCTCTGTATCCATCACCATTTAAGTCAGGCAGGGAGAACATGGCTGAGCCAAACCGCGAGTTCTGTGTCTCGTCTGTTGCCTGGAGAAAGCCCTCCAGGACAAACTGTCCCTTTAGAAGGAGAAAGGGAGAAAATGTGAAACGCAGGCAAACAGGGAGAGTTACATAAAGGGTTGCCAGATATCTGGTGAAAATTTCAACCATAATGCTATTATTCCACACAGAATAAATGACCAATATGACATAATTAGTAAACTGTTCATGGCAAAGATGGAAAAAGACAACAATTATAGGCATGTTTCACTACATGTTGTAAAAGAATGGGGTTATTAGCCCATTTCGGTGTCAGTTCACACTTAACACTCTCATCTAGTTTATGCTGTAGTTTTCGGTTGTCACTGGCACTCCCAGGCTGCAGACTTCGGCAGGCGCAGGTGGGTGAGGCAAAGCATTACAATTCAGTTATAATGTCTGCATATATGCATGTATGGCctgttttataaaatggcaCATATTTTTGACCATTACATCACATTTAAACAACTGAGAACACATCAGGCCAAATTATACAGTTTTTTAAGTgtccagttttttttatattcattaaactgtataaacattttcagtgttaATGGTGCTTTCATAGGTCTTAGAGTTTAATATTGCTTGGAGTCTCACACCCTCCCATAACAAGACAGCCTCTAGCTATGTCCACCCACCAATTCACACTTCCTGTTAAAGGAAAGACCAACCTGGCAACACATATGCCATTGTAGATGCTCCTGTCAGTTGCCTGAGTAATGGTAAAATTGTGGAGATGCCTACCTGTTGGCTTATTCTGTAAATGTACACCATGCCCCTCTCCCAGCCTCTGCTGAAATACATGGGAGCTGCCACCAACAGCAGGTCAGTCACTCCATCATCATCCTGATCTAGTGGAGCTAACTCACTGCCATAATAAGAGCCAATCTACAAAAGCATACAAATTCACAGGCAATGTTATAATGAAAATGGACAGCTTTATCATATACTAGTTTTCAGTATCAACTAAACATGTCAGTATCACTAAAACTAATATGTTAAGTTTAACACTACAGAAAACATCAAATATGTGCCTCAACTTTTTTGACATGAGAAATGTTTACCTCCCAACacgttaaataaaataaataaacagccatTTTGCGTTAAAATGGTTAGAATTTCACTCTTTGAAcaaaaaatttaatttgatgaAAAGTTCATCCAAATCTCACGTAAAAACAACATTTCTCTGCTTCACACATGGACTCAAACAGATGAAATGCACATGGACTACAAGGACTAACGGCCATCTGGACCGGGTGTGTGAGTCTAGACTGTCACACCATGTTTCCCCTCATACATATGTCCTCCTATAATAACCTGATCGGCCCCAGCAACCAACAGACCTACTATTAATCCGTTAATGCCACGACAACCTACTGACTTAGTATGAAATTGCCTGCAGTGGAAACAGTGATGACTATTTGCCATAACTGAAGAAAAGAACAATATGATAGATGTCTACTATAAGcagaataattaattaattaattcaccgCTACTTTTACATGCTGCATTAGTTTATTTTTACCAATTGAGATATCAATGCTCTGTgataatattgtttatttagtATATTGCATTGGTGGGAGAGTTGCCACAGTAACGTTTATTTCTTGCCATTTTTTAGATACCtcattcccacatatgaatactATAGATGATATCCTGCATTAATTCCGTATTACTTTACATCTGATGGTCCTAGAAATGCTAGTTTGTGATGCATAAagccacttttttattttataatgtatttttagacaattGTCAGATCAGGCACATAAGGTTTCAGACAACAGTCAAAATAGTTCATCTGTTGTACATCAGGCAAAATAGTATCTGACATGAGGCTAAGCTAATCAGTCTTAAAGGCCAAAGACAAGGCTGAAGTGAAGACTAATAATTAGGCTTTGTTTAGAGGGCAAGAGTGAAGAGAGTAGGGTAAGATGATGAGAAAAGAGCACAAGAAACATGGATTTTCATTTACCTGTTGCCCTGTTAGGGAGAAGAGTATGGTCAGGTTGCCTGAGTTGGTAAGCGTGAAGATGATGACTTTGCCTGTGTGGTTAAAACGAGGAGCTCCAGCCACGTACAGCTGTCCATAATACACTGACACTACTGATGATACAATATAACCTAgagtcacagtgacacacacacacacacacacacacacacacacaatctattATGTGGTCaacataaaataaatggaaaggCAGCTGAGAGTAGATTTATAGTAGCTTGTTTTAAATGTGCCTATGGCCTTGACTTCATGGTGTGTTAACTACAGAGGACATCAAGGCATGTACACAAACTACACAGAGTCAGGGCAGACCACATTCCTGGGGTTAGTTGATGGCACCCAGCCAACATTCCAGACAAACTTCCTCTTGCTGTGGGTTTTCACTATCactgttattaataaaaaagcCCAACTGCCTCTACAGCCATCATAATTTATAACACAGCATTATTCAAGAATAATATGACATGTACTGAAATCTAATTAAggcattaattaattacttttttcataaaaaaaaataaataaataaaataaatattatatatatatatatatatatatatatatatatatatatatatatgtgttctATTTCTCACCAAGGTAAGCTCCATGGTTTTTCAGCTCCTCTGGAAACTCTTTGAGATACGAGGACTTGGGAGGGATT is part of the Hoplias malabaricus isolate fHopMal1 chromosome 4, fHopMal1.hap1, whole genome shotgun sequence genome and encodes:
- the itga11b gene encoding integrin alpha-11 isoform X2, whose amino-acid sequence is MEYFPILLLWTCFLLPGSRDCFSIDTKNAQIIQGPKEAQFGYTVQQHEALGQKWLLVGAPFEKSGENQTGDVYRCPLESRSNTNCSRLNLGEISLKNVFERKDKMSLGMSLASNPKDNSFVACGPLWSYECGTSLYSTGICSRVDRNFNFTRSIAPAFQRCETYMDIVIVLDGSNSIYPWFEVQEFLINILQKFSIGPGQIQVGVVQYGESVVHEFYLDDFHTVNEVVMAAQNIIQRGGEETRTALGINVARSQAFKHGGRPDARKVMIVITDGESHDSPDLQKAVEESERDNITLYGIAVLGYYNRRGINPEAFLREIKYIATDPEEHFFSVNDESALKDIVDALGEKIFSLEGTNKNGTAFGLQMSQAGFSSHIVEDGVLVGAVGAYDWNGAVLKETRNGKVIPPKSSYLKEFPEELKNHGAYLGYIVSSVVSVYYGQLYVAGAPRFNHTGKVIIFTLTNSGNLTILFSLTGQQIGSYYGSELAPLDQDDDGVTDLLLVAAPMYFSRGWERGMVYIYRISQQGQFVLEGFLQATDETQNSRFGSAMFSLPDLNGDGYRELVVGAPLEDDHRGAIYLFYSQNNGIHPKYKQRIAAESISPNLQYFGRSVHGVMDINGDQMIDLSVGAFGAAVLLWSRSVVRVYMDVYFEPSKINVFNKDCLRGGKEVTCMMAVVCVSITAQTPVSKTQGVALKLSWGFDERRYSPRAVLDATEGQSSSSDISVLPETQHCEHIFFHVHETVDYTRPIIFTAEVELQDPESGPVLDDGWPTSLKKELPFWNGCDEEDRCLPNLILQSNTDLPDRGQFCNVIERAAWPLCVHQGERVYEERVVEASRRRVLVEVRLENSGENAYNTWLHFSHSSNLHFSSLMTPSDIAVDCQAADRLSLERICNVSAPFMRAHTQVVFRLEFELSRKIFLDYIQVLMKVSSNGEETTPEDNISNIYHSLIYEADLLFTRDSNPPRFEIKSEPPQGYLGVIGPTFNLSYQLQNLGLFPVTHLLFTVEVFAVTKNVNQLLYISGINVDQSAGSKCSSPHIYAVAPLPSNEDLTLIPQLNSTTGQALSTHCRLTLLPQQKVSVTIKGWLNLYTLLTIHFKAIELVMTAAIELSPNIPVFLHEDRPTRHITLEITKDGDYRIPIWIIIGSTLGGLQLLALLVLALWKLGFFHRQRRQKEEPVSSEKSRAER
- the itga11b gene encoding integrin alpha-11 isoform X1, with product MEYFPILLLWTCFLLPGSRDCFSIDTKNAQIIQGPKEAQFGYTVQQHEALGQKWLLVGAPFEKSGENQTGDVYRCPLESRSNTNCSRLNLGEISLKNVFERKDKMSLGMSLASNPKDNSFVACGPLWSYECGTSLYSTGICSRVDRNFNFTRSIAPAFQRCETYMDIVIVLDGSNSIYPWFEVQEFLINILQKFSIGPGQIQVGVVQYGESVVHEFYLDDFHTVNEVVMAAQNIIQRGGEETRTALGINVARSQAFKHGGRPDARKVMIVITDGESHDSPDLQKAVEESERDNITLYGIAVLGYYNRRGINPEAFLREIKYIATDPEEHFFSVNDESALKDIVDALGEKIFSLEGTNKNGTAFGLQMSQAGFSSHIVEDGVLVGAVGAYDWNGAVLKETRNGKVIPPKSSYLKEFPEELKNHGAYLGYIVSSVVSVYYGQLYVAGAPRFNHTGKVIIFTLTNSGNLTILFSLTGQQIGSYYGSELAPLDQDDDGVTDLLLVAAPMYFSRGWERGMVYIYRISQQGQFVLEGFLQATDETQNSRFGSAMFSLPDLNGDGYRELVVGAPLEDDHRGAIYLFYSQNNGIHPKYKQRIAAESISPNLQYFGRSVHGVMDINGDQMIDLSVGAFGAAVLLWSRSVVRVYMDVYFEPSKINVFNKDCLRGGKEVTCMMAVVCVSITAQTPVSKTQGVALKLSWGFDERRYSPRAVLDATEGQSSSSDISVLPETQHCEHIFFHVHETVDYTRPIIFTAEVELQDPESGPVLDDGWPTSLKKELPFWNGCDEEDRCLPNLILQSNTDLPDRGQFCNVIERAAWPLCVHQGERVYEERVVEASRRRVLVEVRLENSGENAYNTWLHFSHSSNLHFSSLMVKTPSDIAVDCQAADRLSLERICNVSAPFMRAHTQVVFRLEFELSRKIFLDYIQVLMKVSSNGEETTPEDNISNIYHSLIYEADLLFTRDSNPPRFEIKSEPPQGYLGVIGPTFNLSYQLQNLGLFPVTHLLFTVEVFAVTKNVNQLLYISGINVDQSAGSKCSSPHIYAVAPLPSNEDLTLIPQLNSTTGQALSTHCRLTLLPQQKVSVTIKGWLNLYTLLTIHFKAIELVMTAAIELSPNIPVFLHEDRPTRHITLEITKDGDYRIPIWIIIGSTLGGLQLLALLVLALWKLGFFHRQRRQKEEPVSSEKSRAER